Proteins from a genomic interval of Rattus norvegicus strain BN/NHsdMcwi chromosome 2, GRCr8, whole genome shotgun sequence:
- the Skp2 gene encoding S-phase kinase-associated protein 2, with the protein MHRKHLQEIPDQSSNVTTSFTWGWDSSKTSELLSGMGVSALEKEEVDSENIPHGLLSNLGHPQSPPRKRLKSKGSDKDFVIIRRPKLNRENFPGVSWDSLPDELLLGIFSCLCLPELLRVSGVCKRWYRLSLDESLWQSLDLAGKNLHPDVTVRLLSRGVVAFRCPRSFMEQPLGESFSSFRVQHMDLSNSVINVSNLHGILSECSKLQNLSLEGLQLSDPIVTTLAQNENLVRLNLCGCSGFSESAVATLLSSCSRLDELNLSWCFDFTEKHVQAAVAHLPDTLTQLNLSGYRKNLQKTDLCTLIKRCPNLVRLDLSDSIMLKNDCFPEFFQLNYLQHLSLSRCYDIIPETLLELGEIPTLKTLQVFGIVPDGTLQLLREALPRLQINCAYFTSIARPTMDNKKNPEIWGIKCRLTLQKPSL; encoded by the exons GAAGCACCTTCAGGAGATTCCGGACCAGAGTAGCAACGTCACCACCAGCTTCACGTGGGGATGGGATTCCAGCAAGACTTCTGAACTGCTGTCAGGCATGGGTGTCTCTGccttggagaaggaggaggtggacaGTGAGAACATCCCACATGGACTGCTCTCAAACCTCGGCCACCCCCAGAGCCCTCCAAGGAAAAGGCTAAAGAGCAAAGGGAGTGACAAAGACTTTGTGATCATTCGTCGGCCTAAGCTCAATCGAGAGAACTTTCCAG GTGTTTCCTGGGACTCCCTTCCAGATGAGCTGCTCCTGGGAATCTTTTCCTGTCTGTGCCTCCCTGAGCTTTTGAGAGTCTCTGGAGTTTGCAAGAGGTGGTACCGCCTCTC GCTCGATGAGTCTCTCTGGCAGTCCCTAGACCTCGCAGGCAAAAATCTGCACCCAGACGTGACAGTGCGCCTGCTCTCTCGAGGAGTCGTGGCCTTCCGCTGCCCACGGTCGTTTATGGAGCAGCCACTGGGCGAAAGCTTCAG CTCTTTCCGTGTACAGCACATGGACCTGTCGAACTCAGTTATAAATGTGTCAAACCTCCACGGGATTCTGTCCGAGTGCTCCAAGCTGCAGAATCTGAGTCTGGAAGGCCTGCAGCTTTCAGATCCCATTGTCAC taCTCTTGCGCAGAATGAAAACTTGGTGCGACTGAACCTTTGTGGGTGCTCTGGATTTTCTGAGTCTGCCGTGGCCACCCTGCTGAGCAGCTGCTCCAG ACTGGATGAACTGAACCTCTCCTGGTGCTTTGACTTCACTGAGAAGCATGTGCAAGCGGCCGTGGCACATTTACCAGATACGCTCACCCAGCTGAACCTCAGCGGCTACCGAAAGAACCTCCAGAAAACAG ATCTTTGTACCCTAATTAAACGATGCCCCAACCTCGTCCGCCTCGACTTAAG TGACAGTATCATGCTGAAGAATGACTGCTTTCCAGAATTTTTTCAACTCAACTACCTCCAACACCTCTCGCTCAGCCGGTGCTACGATATAATACCTGAGACGCTACT TGAACTCGGAGAAATCCCCACACTAAAAACACTACAAGTTTTTGGGATCGTGCCAGACGGGACCCTTCAGCTACTGAGAGAAGCTCTTCCTCGCCTGCAGATTAATTGTGCCTATTTCACCTCCATTGCAAGGCCAACTATGGACAACAAGAAGAACCCGGAGATTTGGGGTATCAAATGCCGACTGACCCTGCAAAAGCCCAGTTTATGA